The following proteins come from a genomic window of Paramisgurnus dabryanus chromosome 19, PD_genome_1.1, whole genome shotgun sequence:
- the ndufs5 gene encoding NADH dehydrogenase [ubiquinone] iron-sulfur protein 5 — MPFVDLQTKLGINLDQWLLAQSGEQPQKRAARCHAFEKEWIECAHGLGQTRAKRECKLEFEDFYECMHRQKTQKRLFEIRKQRDKLIKEGAYTPPSHHTGNEEARP, encoded by the exons ATGCCATTCGTTGACCTCCAGACAAAGCTGGGCATTAATTTGGACCAGTGGCTCTTGGCCCAGAGCGGAGAGCAGCCACAGAAGCGGGCCGCTCGCTGTCATGCCTTTGAGAAGGAGTGGATTGAGTGTGCTCATGGTTTAGGCCAGACTAGGGCCAAAAGAGAATGCAAACTTGAGTTTGAAGACTTCTATGAGTGCATGCACCGCCAAAAGACA CAAAAACGCTTGTTCGAGATTCGTAAGCAGAGGGATAAGTTGATTAAGGAGGGAGCCTACACACCTCCTTCACACCACACAGGCAATGAGGAGGCACGGCCGTGA